A genome region from Pseudanabaena sp. Chao 1811 includes the following:
- a CDS encoding cytochrome P450: MLSLINPISTVEFLQKTQWVIDPVGYMESAAKEYPDIFTARIIGFNSSIVFVNEPQAIQQILTNDRKQFSAPGELNGILRPMVGDYSVFTLEGDRHKKRRQLVMPAFHGSRMQNYGQVIFDLTTKAMNSLTPQQPFIAREVMQDISLQIILQTVFGLYDGDRCQQLKRLLTEMTSLFTSPLSSSLLFLPSLQKDLGTWSPWGKFLRQMEAIDQLIYAEIAEHRAQQDPDRTDILSMLISAIDEEGKSMTDVELRDELLALLLAGHETTATAMSWALYWIHRLPEVKEKLLQELQSISDRHDWMSIFKLPYLTAVCNETLRIHPVAMLTFPRMVEEPVELLGHKLDPHTIVLGCIYLLHHREDLYPQANQFQPERFLDRQFSPYEFMPFGGGVRRCVGEALAQFEMKIVLATILTNYNLDLSDRHKVKPQRRGVTLAPAGGIKMVINSI; the protein is encoded by the coding sequence ATGCTCAGTCTAATCAATCCCATCAGTACAGTTGAATTTTTGCAGAAGACGCAATGGGTCATTGATCCAGTTGGTTATATGGAGTCAGCCGCCAAAGAATATCCCGATATATTTACGGCTAGGATCATTGGCTTTAATAGTTCAATCGTTTTTGTGAACGAGCCACAAGCTATTCAGCAGATTTTGACCAACGATCGCAAACAATTTAGCGCCCCTGGAGAATTGAATGGCATTTTAAGACCGATGGTGGGGGATTACTCTGTCTTTACCTTAGAAGGCGATCGCCACAAAAAACGTAGACAGTTAGTAATGCCAGCCTTTCATGGATCGCGAATGCAAAATTATGGGCAGGTTATTTTTGACTTAACCACCAAAGCAATGAATAGTCTCACACCTCAGCAACCATTCATTGCTAGAGAGGTCATGCAGGATATTTCCTTACAAATTATTTTACAAACGGTATTTGGTTTATATGATGGCGATCGCTGTCAGCAACTTAAAAGGCTGTTGACAGAAATGACCTCTCTATTTACTTCTCCATTAAGCTCATCATTACTCTTCTTACCTTCTTTACAAAAAGATCTGGGCACTTGGAGTCCTTGGGGAAAATTTTTGCGCCAAATGGAAGCGATCGACCAATTAATTTATGCAGAAATAGCAGAGCATCGCGCTCAGCAAGATCCTGATCGCACCGATATTTTATCGATGCTGATATCGGCAATTGATGAAGAAGGCAAAAGCATGACCGATGTAGAGTTACGGGATGAACTACTTGCCCTACTACTGGCGGGACATGAAACTACGGCAACTGCGATGTCTTGGGCTTTATATTGGATACATCGCTTACCAGAAGTCAAAGAAAAGCTATTGCAAGAGCTACAGAGTATCAGCGATCGCCATGATTGGATGAGCATTTTTAAGTTGCCATATCTGACGGCTGTTTGTAATGAGACTTTGCGAATTCATCCTGTAGCGATGTTGACTTTTCCAAGAATGGTAGAAGAACCTGTGGAACTATTGGGGCATAAATTAGATCCTCATACCATCGTGCTTGGCTGTATTTATTTACTACACCATCGCGAAGACTTGTATCCTCAAGCTAACCAATTCCAACCAGAGCGATTTCTCGATCGCCAATTTTCTCCCTATGAGTTTATGCCCTTTGGAGGTGGTGTGCGCCGTTGCGTTGGTGAAGCCCTTGCCCAATTTGAAATGAAGATTGTTCTTGCCACAATTTTGACGAATTACAATTTAGATCTCAGCGATCGCCACAAAGTTAAGCCACAACGCCGAGGTGTGACTCTTGCCCCTGCTGGTGGTATTAAAATGGTTATTAACTCGATCTAG
- a CDS encoding DUF4129 domain-containing protein, which produces MGSFDKSDWNWQVEQFQRRTSEWLELNFFPAAEQAIRGTDWTLSDWVVNGTIWLAWAILGSAIAWMLWQIFKIMRPYLETVGWLRPRMRTEEKLPVTPAAIEWEQRSQNFAGQGEYREACRALYMAMLQRLHEATLAPQQPSRTDGEYLQLLRHIPRWQTYQILLSTHERLCFNDEMLSVSSFERCQQAYQELNHYLSSIRP; this is translated from the coding sequence ATGGGTAGTTTTGATAAAAGCGATTGGAATTGGCAGGTCGAACAGTTTCAACGGCGGACAAGTGAGTGGTTAGAACTGAATTTTTTCCCTGCTGCTGAGCAGGCGATTCGCGGTACAGATTGGACTCTTTCTGACTGGGTCGTAAATGGCACTATCTGGCTCGCATGGGCAATTCTCGGCAGTGCGATCGCTTGGATGCTTTGGCAAATCTTTAAAATTATGCGTCCCTACTTAGAAACAGTTGGTTGGCTCCGACCAAGGATGAGAACAGAGGAAAAATTACCTGTTACTCCTGCTGCCATTGAATGGGAACAGCGATCGCAAAATTTTGCAGGACAAGGTGAATATCGCGAAGCCTGTCGCGCCCTTTATATGGCGATGCTCCAACGTCTCCATGAAGCTACCCTCGCTCCACAACAACCCAGCCGTACCGATGGTGAGTATTTGCAATTATTGAGGCATATCCCCCGATGGCAGACCTATCAGATTTTGCTGAGTACCCATGAGCGCCTATGTTTTAACGATGAAATGCTTTCTGTAAGTTCCTTTGAACGCTGCCAACAGGCCTATCAAGAACTCAACCATTATCTCAGTAGCATTCGACCATGA
- a CDS encoding RDD family protein: protein MSFFNKITLQTPESVELEFTLAGIGNRAQALMVDYILLGGAIAVVIFTGSMLFAQFTPRLQKWYLAIALLITFGIFVGYFIFFESLWQGQTPGKRYAKIRVIRDDGRPAGLSQATLRALLRPIDDALSIGFLMIVFNKQEKRLGDLLAGTVVIQEERPSNDQKLILSNQSEAFADQLLEVSNLSLLLPDDFASIREFLQRRQQIQPEARQNLSRQLARQLKSILELETIPFKSDAETFIEAVFLAYQQQTQRRRSHG from the coding sequence ATGAGTTTTTTTAACAAAATTACGCTGCAAACTCCAGAGAGTGTGGAACTAGAGTTTACCCTTGCGGGCATTGGCAATCGCGCTCAAGCCTTGATGGTTGATTATATTTTGTTAGGTGGAGCGATCGCAGTTGTTATATTTACGGGGTCGATGCTGTTTGCACAATTTACGCCTAGACTACAGAAATGGTACTTAGCGATCGCCCTATTAATCACCTTTGGCATTTTTGTCGGATATTTCATCTTTTTTGAGTCCCTCTGGCAAGGACAAACCCCCGGTAAACGCTATGCCAAAATTCGGGTAATCCGCGACGATGGCAGACCTGCAGGACTCTCACAAGCCACCTTAAGAGCCTTGTTGCGTCCCATTGATGATGCCCTATCCATTGGTTTTTTGATGATCGTTTTTAATAAACAAGAAAAACGTTTAGGGGATTTACTAGCAGGAACTGTGGTCATTCAAGAGGAGCGTCCTTCTAACGATCAGAAGCTTATTCTCTCCAATCAATCTGAAGCCTTTGCTGACCAGCTTCTAGAAGTCAGTAATCTATCATTGCTGCTTCCCGATGATTTTGCTTCCATTCGCGAATTTTTGCAGCGTCGCCAACAAATCCAACCTGAAGCCCGTCAAAATTTAAGCCGCCAACTCGCTCGCCAGCTTAAATCAATTCTCGAATTGGAGACTATTCCCTTTAAATCCGATGCGGAAACCTTTATAGAAGCAGTATTTTTGGCATATCAGCAACAGACCCAACGGAGGCGATCGCATGGGTAG
- a CDS encoding AAA family ATPase: MSKTQALFHQLAEQLSNVVFGQSVLVNQLLIALLSGGHVILEGVPGTGKTLTVKVLAKLLQAEFRRIQLTPDILPSDILGTNIFDLNTRKFVLKKGPVFTQILLTDEINRTPPKTQSALLEAMEERQVTLDGESLPLSELFWTIATQNSLEFEGTYPLPEAQLDRFLFKLIVNYPDPASEKQMLLSSHEGGRTNRSNLSQLEPIATVEQCLQAQKEVRAINVHESVIEYLLALVERTRRHPDLSLGASPRAAVAWLLASKASAWLSEREFVTPDDIKIVAPPLLRHRLILRSEAQLDGVSIESVIQSLLKQVAVPR; encoded by the coding sequence ATGAGCAAAACTCAGGCTCTTTTCCATCAACTGGCAGAACAACTCAGCAATGTTGTCTTTGGACAATCAGTTTTAGTGAATCAGTTACTGATTGCCTTGCTATCTGGTGGTCATGTCATTCTCGAAGGTGTCCCCGGCACTGGTAAAACTCTTACAGTTAAAGTTTTAGCTAAACTCCTACAGGCAGAATTTCGGCGTATTCAATTGACTCCAGATATTTTGCCGTCGGATATTTTAGGGACTAATATTTTTGACCTCAATACTCGTAAGTTTGTTCTTAAGAAAGGACCAGTTTTTACGCAGATTCTCTTAACGGATGAAATTAACCGCACTCCACCCAAGACTCAATCTGCGTTGCTAGAAGCAATGGAAGAACGACAGGTGACACTAGATGGAGAGAGCCTCCCCCTATCTGAGCTATTCTGGACGATCGCTACGCAAAACTCCCTAGAATTTGAAGGAACCTATCCCTTACCCGAAGCGCAATTGGATCGCTTTCTATTTAAGTTAATCGTAAATTATCCCGATCCCGCTTCTGAAAAGCAGATGTTGCTAAGCAGTCATGAAGGAGGACGCACCAATCGTAGCAATTTATCTCAATTGGAGCCAATTGCCACAGTTGAGCAATGTCTACAAGCCCAAAAAGAAGTCCGCGCCATCAATGTCCATGAATCGGTAATTGAATATCTATTAGCCCTAGTGGAACGGACAAGGCGACATCCTGATTTATCCTTAGGAGCTTCTCCAAGGGCCGCAGTTGCTTGGTTACTGGCTAGCAAGGCATCTGCTTGGCTATCGGAACGGGAGTTTGTAACCCCTGATGATATTAAGATCGTTGCACCACCTCTATTACGTCACCGCTTAATTCTACGTTCTGAAGCCCAATTGGATGGAGTATCCATCGAGTCTGTAATCCAATCTCTTCTCAAACAGGTGGCTGTACCACGATGA
- a CDS encoding DUF58 domain-containing protein, translating into MTPTSRTYLLLGLGGAIATIVSAIAGTELRWQVSSLILFLWNLILLFMVWLDARQIEPVNAIRHPLPRLSIGRDNPITITVAGRIGDRVQIRDGFPSDFQVSHAQLEVELDHETTQDLAYTVHPLVRGEYTWQDMQIRQIGRWGLAWRSWKIASQATVGVYPDLMSLRSLSIKLALQSTGSIESRRRLGIGTEFSELREYNAGDDLRLVDWKATAKRSKPMVRVLEPEHEQTLIILLDRGRLMTAKIQGMTRFDFGMNAALGLALAGIHRGDRVGIGVFDRKIHTWIPPERGQAQMAKFIERLTPIQPELLEPDYVNAVTTVVQQQIRRALVVVITDIVDAVASAELLLALARLRPRYLPFCVTLRDPEVDRLAHTSTPISESTNQAIAASYSRAVALDLISQRELAFASLKQKGVLVLDAPANQVSEELVNRYLMLKLKNQL; encoded by the coding sequence ATGACCCCAACTAGCCGTACCTATTTGCTTTTGGGTTTGGGTGGTGCGATCGCCACTATTGTCTCAGCGATCGCAGGAACAGAGTTGCGATGGCAAGTATCATCTCTCATTTTATTCTTGTGGAATCTGATACTTCTATTTATGGTTTGGTTGGATGCTCGTCAGATTGAGCCTGTCAATGCTATTCGACATCCCCTTCCCCGCTTATCTATCGGGCGAGACAATCCTATAACAATTACAGTTGCAGGCAGGATTGGGGACAGAGTGCAAATTCGGGACGGATTTCCCTCTGACTTTCAAGTAAGCCATGCCCAGCTTGAAGTTGAGCTGGATCATGAGACTACGCAGGATCTGGCTTATACAGTCCACCCCCTTGTGCGTGGAGAATATACTTGGCAAGATATGCAGATTCGTCAGATTGGGCGTTGGGGACTAGCTTGGCGGTCTTGGAAAATCGCGTCTCAGGCAACTGTAGGTGTTTATCCTGATCTGATGTCTTTGCGATCGCTCTCGATCAAGTTGGCTTTACAATCTACGGGATCGATAGAGTCACGCCGACGTTTAGGGATTGGAACTGAGTTTTCAGAACTAAGGGAATATAATGCGGGTGATGATCTGCGACTAGTGGATTGGAAAGCGACTGCCAAACGTAGCAAACCGATGGTGCGGGTTCTCGAACCAGAACATGAGCAGACTTTGATTATTCTGCTCGATCGGGGGCGATTGATGACCGCAAAGATTCAGGGTATGACCCGCTTTGATTTTGGAATGAATGCTGCCCTCGGACTAGCCCTCGCAGGCATTCATCGAGGCGATCGCGTAGGGATAGGCGTATTTGATCGCAAAATCCATACTTGGATTCCCCCCGAACGGGGGCAGGCACAGATGGCAAAATTTATCGAACGCCTGACCCCGATTCAACCTGAGTTACTAGAACCTGATTATGTCAATGCGGTAACTACCGTTGTCCAGCAACAAATTCGTCGTGCCCTTGTGGTGGTGATTACCGATATCGTTGATGCTGTTGCTTCGGCAGAATTGTTATTAGCACTCGCCAGACTGCGTCCCCGATATTTACCCTTCTGTGTAACTTTGCGTGATCCTGAAGTCGATCGCCTTGCCCATACGTCAACTCCCATTTCCGAAAGTACCAATCAAGCGATCGCCGCATCCTATAGCCGTGCAGTGGCTTTAGATCTAATTTCCCAACGTGAATTAGCCTTTGCTTCTCTCAAGCAGAAAGGTGTATTGGTTCTAGATGCTCCTGCCAATCAAGTAAGCGAAGAATTAGTAAATCGCTATTTAATGTTGAAATTAAAAAATCAACTGTAA
- a CDS encoding response regulator has product MTEQFSEQPVFILLVEDNPNDAELAIRALRRSRISNQIQLLQDGAEALDFLFCRGDYAHRHISDQPKVILLDLKLPKVSGLEVLKQLKANPHTQMIPIVVLTSSSEDRDVLESYKLGVNSYIVKPVDFEQFNKAVEQLGFYWLLMNRSPVS; this is encoded by the coding sequence ATGACTGAACAATTTTCCGAGCAACCTGTCTTTATTTTGTTAGTCGAAGATAACCCTAATGATGCTGAATTAGCAATTCGAGCTTTACGCCGTAGCAGGATTAGTAATCAAATTCAGTTGTTACAAGATGGTGCAGAAGCCCTTGATTTTCTTTTTTGTCGTGGAGACTATGCCCATCGTCACATTAGCGATCAGCCTAAGGTGATTCTGTTAGATTTAAAATTACCCAAAGTCAGTGGTCTCGAAGTCCTAAAACAGCTAAAAGCTAATCCACATACCCAAATGATTCCCATAGTGGTGTTGACCTCGTCTTCAGAGGATCGTGATGTGCTCGAAAGCTATAAATTAGGTGTAAATAGCTATATTGTGAAGCCCGTTGATTTTGAACAATTTAACAAAGCGGTTGAACAGTTAGGATTTTATTGGTTATTAATGAATCGATCGCCTGTTTCTTGA
- a CDS encoding stage II sporulation protein M — MDVQRWIARRETQWQELEALLKRLETKGLKSLKADEIALLASLYRSVSADLARAKTNQLGETIIQQLQTLTSRSYSQIYQGSRKQEWRAVLSFYLWGFPSVVYESRIYIAIATFLFMVGALIAWWFSWRDPSFLALVVPERLISLVRDRGELWMGSILGSEPLASSGIAINNMTVCFRTVAGGITGGLLTAYFLFFNGILLGAIGALVQQNGLAYPFWAFVFPHGALELPAIFLAGAAGLLIAKALLFPAPYRRIDAFKIYGNQAAQLMFGVVPLLLIAGAIEGFISPNPAIPAPFKYLGGTLLLCGLLAYFRNRPSSL; from the coding sequence ATGGATGTACAACGTTGGATTGCAAGGCGTGAGACTCAGTGGCAAGAGCTAGAAGCTCTACTAAAACGCTTAGAAACTAAAGGACTCAAATCTCTAAAAGCCGATGAGATTGCTTTACTGGCTAGTCTTTACCGATCAGTATCTGCTGATCTTGCACGGGCGAAGACGAACCAATTGGGAGAGACCATCATCCAGCAGTTACAAACTCTGACTTCCCGTAGTTACAGTCAGATTTATCAAGGATCGCGCAAACAGGAATGGCGTGCAGTTCTATCCTTTTATCTCTGGGGATTTCCCTCAGTAGTCTACGAGTCTAGAATTTATATTGCGATCGCAACCTTCCTATTTATGGTTGGTGCGCTGATTGCTTGGTGGTTTTCTTGGCGTGATCCATCGTTTTTAGCATTGGTTGTCCCCGAGCGATTAATCTCCCTAGTTCGCGATCGCGGCGAATTGTGGATGGGATCGATTTTAGGCTCTGAACCCCTTGCATCCAGTGGCATTGCTATCAATAACATGACTGTTTGCTTCCGCACTGTGGCTGGTGGAATTACGGGTGGCTTGTTAACAGCTTATTTTTTGTTTTTTAATGGGATTTTATTAGGTGCGATCGGTGCTTTAGTTCAGCAAAATGGATTGGCATATCCTTTCTGGGCGTTTGTCTTTCCCCACGGTGCGCTGGAGTTACCTGCAATTTTTTTAGCAGGAGCCGCAGGTTTACTAATTGCCAAAGCGTTACTATTCCCTGCGCCCTATCGCCGCATTGATGCTTTCAAAATCTATGGCAATCAGGCTGCCCAATTGATGTTTGGTGTCGTTCCTTTGTTGCTAATTGCAGGAGCGATCGAGGGATTTATCTCACCTAATCCTGCGATACCCGCACCATTCAAATATTTAGGAGGAACTCTGCTTCTGTGTGGATTACTCGCCTATTTTCGGAACCGTCCATCATCACTTTAA
- a CDS encoding DUF4350 domain-containing protein translates to MKLSRKRILGIAIAIVVSVLLIFLSAPNTNPHPGSTYSRSPQGYGAWYAYMLNRKLPIQRWEKSLKDFLPKQKGTLIRIFPTASKLALSSEEKKWITAGNTLVQVGVSAPVTAANFHQSIESPAGLVQIDTSRRFKPIASKQEILGDRFGVVVRQEKIEKGSLIQVSTPYLAANAYQDAAGNYALLAQLVKENPPIWVDEYLHGYKDKQSMEALQEGNWISYLIKTPLLAIAIQAVILLCVLIWSHNQRFGLPQTVEVVKPDNSQAYIHSLAMVLARAGASEFVMQAIGQAEKLTLQKKLGLGTTLLSHQELVDAWVETGRSPSELTAVLTPLESKQRISERQLLTWLEQWQRINYNPESLS, encoded by the coding sequence ATGAAACTATCGCGAAAAAGGATTTTAGGAATAGCGATCGCCATAGTAGTGTCAGTGCTACTAATCTTCTTGAGCGCTCCTAATACTAACCCCCACCCCGGTTCTACCTATAGTCGCTCCCCCCAAGGCTATGGTGCTTGGTATGCCTATATGCTTAATCGCAAATTGCCCATTCAACGCTGGGAAAAATCCTTAAAAGATTTTCTACCTAAACAAAAAGGGACATTAATACGCATTTTCCCCACAGCATCCAAATTGGCTCTCAGTTCCGAAGAAAAAAAATGGATCACCGCAGGTAATACCCTTGTCCAAGTTGGTGTTTCTGCCCCTGTCACGGCCGCTAATTTCCATCAATCCATCGAAAGTCCTGCGGGGCTTGTTCAGATTGACACCTCAAGAAGGTTTAAGCCCATAGCCTCGAAGCAAGAAATTTTGGGCGATCGCTTTGGAGTGGTTGTGCGTCAAGAAAAAATTGAGAAAGGTAGTCTCATTCAAGTCAGTACGCCCTATCTTGCCGCTAATGCCTATCAAGATGCCGCAGGAAACTATGCTTTATTAGCTCAACTAGTCAAGGAAAATCCACCGATATGGGTTGATGAATACCTGCATGGTTATAAAGACAAGCAAAGCATGGAAGCGCTTCAAGAAGGCAATTGGATTAGCTACCTGATCAAAACACCGCTTTTGGCGATCGCCATACAAGCAGTTATTCTCCTCTGTGTTCTCATTTGGTCACACAATCAGCGCTTTGGTCTCCCACAAACAGTTGAGGTCGTAAAACCCGATAATAGCCAAGCCTACATTCATTCCCTAGCAATGGTTTTGGCACGTGCGGGGGCTAGTGAATTTGTGATGCAGGCGATCGGGCAGGCAGAGAAACTGACTCTTCAAAAGAAACTCGGCTTGGGTACAACATTACTCTCCCATCAAGAGCTTGTGGATGCTTGGGTAGAAACTGGACGGTCGCCCTCTGAACTTACGGCTGTGCTTACTCCCCTTGAGAGCAAGCAACGTATCAGTGAGCGGCAATTATTAACATGGCTAGAGCAATGGCAGCGAATTAACTACAACCCTGAGTCCCTGTCATAA
- a CDS encoding CHAT domain-containing protein — translation MRPSLLWGLSLTLTMLSLSAANPARSQTSMPQPQRSPQPSQTNTGFDPSRILDLINLLGGSRNSQPEQQVDLSPDIAEIRGQISRLYFLLARQYAAQNQLPEACNALEKGYNAELEGYLRKRLRSRQPDSNDCYASEVKRISQLTGSPTALIYVTTSKGGLELIAIPPSKPTRPAGLFPRTRIGTKSLEEKVGLPFLDQSFLVQSNDNNGTPVRKVAYNVTTEQVDRVIFDFRNNLQDARSYDFLPQSQQLYDWIIRPIEPELEKAQVKTIVFVMNGNLRVVPPAAFHDGQRYLIEKYAVTSIPSWQLTQPNRPDRTLTPQILAMGLSESVEGLSPLPATKVEVETIASKVLVGKNFLNQDFTKDNLRSQLSNQKFGIVHLATHAKFLSESPQKSFIQFWGDRLQMSQMSQMNLVTDLLTLSACETALGQNLGLAGLAVDSGATSVLASLWEVSDAGTAPLMIRFYQGLPTAPSKALALQEAQLAFLHGEVTLANNQIKGIKGFPNIPFSIDARGIDLKHPYFWSSFTLVGNWL, via the coding sequence ATGCGACCTTCTCTGTTATGGGGGCTTTCCCTAACCCTGACAATGCTTTCGCTGAGTGCTGCAAATCCTGCGCGATCGCAAACTTCCATGCCACAACCACAGAGAAGTCCTCAGCCCTCACAAACTAATACTGGATTCGATCCCTCGCGGATTTTAGACTTGATCAATTTATTGGGCGGTTCTAGGAATTCTCAGCCTGAGCAACAGGTGGATTTATCTCCTGATATTGCCGAAATTCGTGGACAAATCAGTCGCTTGTATTTTCTTCTAGCAAGACAATATGCCGCCCAAAATCAATTGCCTGAGGCTTGTAATGCGCTCGAAAAGGGATATAACGCTGAGCTAGAAGGTTATCTACGGAAACGATTGCGATCGCGCCAACCTGATAGTAATGACTGTTATGCCTCTGAGGTAAAGCGCATCTCGCAACTGACAGGCAGCCCCACAGCACTCATTTATGTCACCACATCAAAAGGTGGCTTAGAATTAATTGCCATACCACCGTCCAAACCCACTAGACCTGCTGGCTTATTTCCGCGGACTCGGATCGGCACAAAGTCCTTAGAAGAAAAAGTGGGATTGCCATTCTTAGACCAGAGTTTCTTAGTCCAGAGTAATGATAACAATGGAACTCCTGTTCGCAAGGTTGCTTACAATGTGACCACGGAGCAAGTCGATCGCGTCATTTTTGACTTTCGCAATAATCTACAAGATGCCCGATCCTATGATTTTCTACCCCAATCGCAACAACTGTATGACTGGATCATTCGCCCCATCGAACCTGAACTAGAGAAAGCACAGGTCAAAACGATTGTATTTGTGATGAATGGGAATTTGCGCGTAGTTCCCCCTGCTGCCTTTCACGATGGACAACGTTATCTGATCGAGAAATATGCAGTGACATCGATTCCATCATGGCAACTCACACAACCCAATCGCCCCGATCGCACTCTGACTCCGCAGATCTTAGCAATGGGACTCTCAGAATCCGTCGAAGGTTTATCGCCACTACCAGCTACAAAGGTCGAAGTAGAAACCATTGCCTCCAAAGTACTAGTCGGGAAGAATTTCCTCAATCAAGATTTTACAAAGGACAATCTGCGATCGCAATTAAGCAATCAAAAATTTGGAATTGTGCATCTCGCCACCCATGCCAAATTCCTCAGTGAATCCCCACAAAAATCCTTTATCCAATTCTGGGGCGATCGCTTACAAATGAGTCAGATGTCTCAAATGAATCTAGTGACCGATCTCCTCACCCTCAGCGCTTGTGAAACCGCACTAGGACAGAATCTTGGCTTAGCAGGTTTAGCCGTTGATTCGGGTGCAACCAGTGTATTGGCATCTTTATGGGAAGTCAGTGATGCTGGCACTGCCCCCTTAATGATTCGCTTCTATCAGGGCTTACCAACTGCACCAAGTAAAGCGCTCGCTCTTCAAGAAGCCCAATTAGCCTTTTTGCATGGTGAAGTTACGCTCGCCAACAATCAGATTAAAGGCATCAAAGGCTTTCCCAATATCCCCTTTTCCATTGACGCTAGAGGTATTGATCTCAAACATCCTTATTTTTGGTCTTCATTTACTCTAGTCGGAAACTGGTTATAG
- a CDS encoding HAD hydrolase-like protein, which translates to MNAILFDLDGTLTDPKIGITTCIQYAIANLGYQPPATTDLLWCIGPPLSVSFAKLLETNDRDLVDKAISLYRDRFSTIGLFENLLYPDIPETLKLIRNEGYQTYVATSKPHIYAKRIIEHFGLSSMFDGIYGSELDGTNSIKSELIRHILDQENIAPAQTVMIGDRYHDVVGAKQNQVLAIGVTYGYGTEAELKEHGVDLLAHSPQEISHLILNIIV; encoded by the coding sequence ATGAATGCCATTTTATTTGATCTTGATGGAACTCTCACTGATCCTAAAATCGGGATTACCACCTGTATTCAATATGCGATCGCCAACCTTGGCTACCAACCACCTGCAACCACAGATCTGTTATGGTGTATTGGACCTCCCCTGTCAGTAAGCTTTGCCAAGCTTTTAGAAACTAATGATCGAGATTTAGTTGACAAAGCAATTTCTTTATATCGCGATCGCTTTTCAACTATTGGCCTATTCGAGAATCTGCTCTACCCTGATATCCCCGAAACTCTGAAATTAATTCGGAATGAAGGCTATCAAACCTATGTAGCAACCTCTAAGCCCCATATTTATGCCAAGAGAATTATCGAGCATTTTGGCTTGTCATCAATGTTTGATGGTATCTATGGTAGTGAACTAGATGGGACAAACAGCATCAAAAGTGAACTAATCCGCCATATTCTGGATCAAGAAAATATAGCTCCTGCTCAGACCGTGATGATCGGCGATCGCTATCATGATGTAGTTGGCGCAAAACAAAATCAAGTTTTAGCGATCGGTGTCACCTATGGCTATGGTACTGAAGCAGAGCTAAAAGAACATGGTGTCGATCTACTAGCCCATTCTCCTCAGGAAATTTCCCACTTAATATTGAACATAATTGTATGA